The following proteins are encoded in a genomic region of Ictalurus furcatus strain D&B chromosome 6, Billie_1.0, whole genome shotgun sequence:
- the LOC128609192 gene encoding MORC family CW-type zinc finger protein 3-like, with protein sequence MAAVTSRGIPLSSVSPQYLHANSTSHTWPFSAIAELIDNAYDPDVSAKQLWIDKSVIKGQDCLIFMDNGKGMDYDKMHKMLSFGFSDKQTVNDHVPVGRYGNGFKSGSMRLGKDAIVFSKKADTMCVGFLSQTYLEKIKVQTVIVPTVTFTNTGQTVSASPEHAEECLHDILTHSLFNTKEELLSEFSVIDGLCTNSSGTRIIIWNLRRTPSGELEFDFTKNRYDIRIPVDVYGRTGEINKRQAAGGVSVPESEYSLRAYCSILYLKPRMQIIIQGKKVETVLVTKTLANVLTDTYTPASVNKAITITFGYNTKSREHYGLMMYHKNRLIKAYERVACQRKAEGRAVGVIGVIECNHLTPTHSKQDFDDTEDYRKILKNVGKKLEEYWKQQVYAPELKPNCTEDTVKQPDQNCIQCDNCLKWRKLPDGIDPKKLPEKWFCRMNADPQFRSCTDEEEPEVYDDEQPRNQKTYKQHERNQKLQQENWKQVMT encoded by the exons GTCAGTCCACAGTACCTGCATGCAAACTCCACTAGCCACACCTGGCCATTCAGTGCTATAGCAGAACTGATCG ACAATGCTTATGACCCAGATGTCAGTGCAAAACAACTCTGGATTGATAAATCAGTGATCAAAGGCCAGGACTGCCTCATCTTCATGGATAATGGAAAAGGCATGGACTATGACAAGATGCACAAAATGCTCAG ttttggCTTCAGTGATAAGCAGACAGTAAATGACCATGTTCCAGTGGGTCGTTATGGTAACGGTTTTAAGTCGGGCTCCATGCGCTTGGGGAAGGATGCCATCGTGTTCTCAAAGAAAGCCGACACCATGTGTGTGGGTTTTCTGTCCCAGACTTACCTCGAGAAGATAAAAGTACAAACTGTCATAGTGCCTACTGTCACGTTTACCAACACCGGACAGACTG TCAGTGCTTCACCGGAGCATGCAGAAGAGTGTCTTCATGATATCCTGACACATTCTCTGTTTAACACCAAGGAAGAACTGCTGTCTGAGTTCAGTGTCATTGACGGGTTGTGCACCAACTCAAGTGGAACCCGCATCATCATCTGGAACCTACGCAG AACACCTTCAGGAGAATTAGAATTTGATTTCACGAAGAACCGTTACGACATCCGGATCCCTGTTGATGTGTACGGGAGAACCGGGGAGATAAACAAGCGGCAGGCAGCAGGTGGCGTGTCAGTGCCTGAGAGTGAATATTCACTGCGG GCATACTGCAGTATCCTGTACCTGAAGCCAAGAATGCAAATTATCATTCAAGGGAAGAAGGTGGAAACTGTGTTGGTCACTAAAACTTTAGCAAACGTCTTGACGGACACGTACACGCCTGCTTCTGTT AATAAGGCAATAACAATTACATTTGGCTACAACACCAAGAGCAGAGAGCACTACGGATTGATGATGTACCACAAAAACCGTCTCATCAAAGCCTATGAGCGTGTCGCCTGTCAGCGCAAG GCCGAGGGAAGAGCAGTGGGAGTTATCGGGGTGATAGAGTGTAACCACCTCACACCAACTCACAGCAAGCAGGACTTTGATGATACTGAAGATTACAG GAAAATCTTAAAGAATGTAGGTAAGAAGCTCGAGGAATATTGGAAGCAACAGGTATATGCACCTGAGCTTAAACCTAACTGCACTGAGGATACTGT GAAGCAACCAGATCAAAACTGTATTCAGTGTGATAATTGTCTGAAGTGGCGAAAACTTCCAGATGGCATCGATCCTAAAAAGCTCCCTGAGAAGTGGTTCTGCCGCATGAACGCTGACCCGCAATTCAG GAGTTGTACAGATGAAGAAGAGCCTGAGGTTTATGATGATGAACAACccagaaaccagaaaacctaCAAACAACA TGAGCGAAACCAGAAGTTGCAGCAGGAGAACTGGAAGCAGGTGATGACATGA